A genomic window from Euleptes europaea isolate rEulEur1 chromosome 9, rEulEur1.hap1, whole genome shotgun sequence includes:
- the NMU gene encoding neuromedin-U, whose amino-acid sequence MQGSSACRRQAQPPPLQGRSGFHPGPRKGQPGWGGPGRLRVLFALAFWVSSCKGAPMASNVLQGEQDLQLWNEIDDVCSAYLARDAQPQSSNALEELCFMVLGLLQKNQALDEKDNTKRFLFHYSKAHDTGSSDLLSSVLHPLLQLVPQLHERRPKRYKVDEELRIPGGVQSRGYFIFRPRNGRRSTAFR is encoded by the exons ATGCAGGGGTCCAGCGCTTGCCGGCGCCAGGCGCAGCCGCCCCCCCTCCAAGGCCGGAGCGGCTTCCACCCCGGCCCTCGCAAAGGGCAGCCCGGCTGGGGGGGCCCCGGGCGGCTGCGCGTCCTCTTCGCCCTCGCCTTTTGGGTGAGCTCGTGCAAAG GTGCACCAATGGCATCCAATGTTCTACAAGGAGAACAAGATTTGCAGTTGTGGAATGAG ATAGATGATGTGTGTTCTGCTTACCTGGCCAGAGATGCTCAGCCTCAG TCATCTAATGCATTGGAAGAGCTTTGCTTTATGGTTCTGGGACTTCTACAGAAAAATCAG GCGTTAGATGAAAAAGACAACACCAAAAGA TTCTTATTTCATTATTCTAAGGCCCATGACACAGGCAGCTCAGACCTTCTG TCGTCTGTCCTGCATCCTTTACTGCAACTTGTTCCCCAACTGCATGAGAGGAGACCGAAGAGATACAAAGTGGAC GAAGAGCTTCGAATACCTGGAGGAGTTCAGAGTAGGGGATACTTTATCTTCAGG CCACGCAATGGGAGGAGATCAACTGCATTTCGTTAA